Proteins encoded within one genomic window of Equus przewalskii isolate Varuska chromosome 3, EquPr2, whole genome shotgun sequence:
- the CCDC102A gene encoding coiled-coil domain-containing protein 102A, with product MSHGPSPRLAESPQLSKGSLLTILGSPSPERMGPADSLPPTPPSGTPSPGPPPALPLPPAPALLADGDWESREELRLRELEEARARAAQMEKTMRWWSDCTANWREKWSKVRAERNRAREEVRQLRQRLDALTKELAGARRERQEAQGECEARGRELARLRGARGSVDRTPDGPEPEREHEPVRDVGAERPQGSQELELVESLLRSRPEEPEGCWEARSVGAGGPRGSSGRQERSRLPWEDTATIEEDASKLTALRLRLDESQKVLLKEREDKLALSRNIEKLEGELSQWKIKYEELSKTKQEMLKQLSILKEAHQDELGRMSEDLEDELGARSSMDRKMAELRGEMERLQAENAAEWGRRERLETEKLGLERENKKLRAQVGDLEEALARRRRQTASALDCDLRASQAALFEKNKELADLKHVHGKLKKQFQEKVAELAHANRRVEQHEAEVKKLRLRVEELKKELAQAEDELDEAHNQARKLQRSLDEQTEQSENLQVQLEHLQSRLRRQQQHAPLFGQIRSARFGAEEAGDGASDLDEDEDLQIQVA from the exons ATGAGCCACGGGCCGAGCCCCCGGCTGGCCGAGTCCCCGCAGCTGTCCAAGGGCAGCCTCCTGACCATCCTGGGCAGCCCGTCGCCCGAGCGCATGGGCCCTGCGGACTCGCTGCCGCCCACACCGCCCAGCGGCACGCCCTCGCCGGGGCCCCCGCCGGCGCTGCCCctgccgcccgcgcccgcgcTGCTGGCCGACGGGGACTGGGAGAGCCGCGAGGAGCTGCGGCTGCGGGAGCTGGAGGaggcgcgggcgcgggcggcgcaGATGGAGAAGACCATGCGCTGGTGGTCGGACTGCACGGCCAACTGGCGCGAGAAGTGGAGCAAGGTGCGCGCCGAGCGCAACCGCGCGCGCGAGGAGGTGCGCCAGCTGCGCCAGCGCCTCGACGCGCTCACCAAGGAGCTGGCGGGCGCGCGGCGGGAGCGCCAGGAGGCGCAGGGCGAGTGCGAGGCGCGGGGCCGCGAGCTGGCGCGGCTGCGGGGCGCCCGGGGCTCCGTGGACAGGACGCCCGACGGGCCCGAGCCGGAGCGGGAGCACGAGCCGGTGCGCGACGTCGGGGCGGAGAGGCCGCAGGGCAGCCAG GAGCTGGAGCTGGTGGAGAGCCTGCTGCGGAGCAGACCAGAGGAGCCTGAGGGATGCTGGGAGGCACGCAGTGTGGGCGCCGGGGGCCCACGGGGCAGCTCGGGCCGCCAGGAACGCAGCCGGCTGCCGTGGGAGGACACAGCCACCATCGAAGAGGATGCGTCCAAGTTGACTGCCCTGCGGCTGCGGCTGGATGAGTCCCAGAAGGTGCTGCTCAAGGAGCGAGA GGATAAACTAGCACTGAGCAGGAACATTGAGAAGCTGGAGGGTGAGCTCAGCCAGTGGAAGATTAAGTACGAGGAGCTCAGCAAGACCAAGCAGGAGATGCTCAAGCAG CTCAGCATCCTGAAGGAGGCCCACCAGGATGAGCTGGGCCGCATGTCGGAAGACCTGGAGGACGAGCTGGGTGCGCGGTCCAGCATGGACAGGAAGATGGCTGAGCTGAGGGGTGAG ATGGAGCGGCTGCAGGCAGAGAACGCGGCCGAGTGGGGCCGCCGCGAGCGGCTGGAGACCGAGAAGCTGGGCCTGGAGCGGGAGAACAAGAAGCTGCGGGCACAGGTCGGGGACCTGGAGGAGGCGCTggcccggcggcggcggcagaCCGCCAGCGCGCTGGACTGCGACCTGCGGGCCAGCCAGGCCGCGCTCTTCGAGAAGAACAAG GAGCTGGCAGACCTGAAGCACGTGCATGGCAAGCTGAAGAAGCAGTTCCAGGAGAAGGTGGCAGAGTTGGCACACGCCAACCGGCGGGTGGAGCAGCACGAGGCAGAGGTAAAGAAGCTGCGGCTGCGGGTAGAGGAGCTCAAGAAGGAGTTGGCCCAGGCTGAGGACGAG CTGGACGAGGCCCACAACCAGGCACGTAAGCTGCAGCGGTCGCTGGACGAGCAGACGGAGCAGAGCGAGAACCTGCAGGTGCAGCTGGAGCATCTGCAGTCCAG GCTCCGCAGGCAGCAGCAGCACGCACCCCTCTTCGGGCAGATCCGCAGCGCCCGCTTTGGCGCCGAGGAGGCTGGGGATGGAGCCAGCGACCTGGACGAGGACGAGGACCTGCAGATCCAGGTGGCCTAG